Proteins encoded by one window of Streptomyces sp. NBC_01571:
- a CDS encoding amino acid permease has protein sequence MSRTTLDAPPGSPAAGNVPLSHGLKQRHLSMIALGGVIGAGLFVGSGAGIAAAGPSIVIAYAVSGLLVMLVMRMLGEMSAAHPSSGSFSAHAERAMGPWAGFTAGWSFWVLLCTAVGLEGIGAAKIVTGWLPGTPEWGWVALFMVVFCAANLAAVKNFGEFEFWFAALKVGAIGLFLVLGVLAIAGVLPGTDSPGTANLADFLPHGSEGLVIGLLASVFAYGGLETVTIAAAESEDPVRGVARAVRTAMWRIALFYIGSMAVIVTLVPWDSKAVVEQGPYVAALDRLGIPGAGQLMNAVVLVALLSAMNANIYGSSRIAYSLVERGQGPKALGKVSAGVPRVAVLVSCVFGFACVLLSYWRPDDVFPWLLNMIGAVILVVWIFIAVSQLRLRRTVEREAPEKLVVRMWLFPALTWVALAGMAAIFVLMAREPDTRVQLYSTGGMTLLLAAAGYTRQRMRARD, from the coding sequence GGCCTCAAGCAGCGCCACCTGTCGATGATCGCCCTCGGCGGGGTGATCGGCGCGGGCCTGTTCGTCGGCTCCGGCGCGGGCATCGCCGCCGCCGGACCGTCGATCGTGATCGCGTACGCCGTCTCCGGTCTGCTCGTCATGCTGGTGATGCGGATGCTCGGCGAGATGTCGGCCGCCCACCCGTCCTCGGGCTCCTTCTCGGCACACGCAGAGCGGGCGATGGGCCCGTGGGCCGGCTTCACCGCCGGCTGGTCCTTCTGGGTGCTGCTGTGCACGGCCGTGGGCCTGGAGGGCATCGGCGCCGCGAAGATCGTCACCGGCTGGCTGCCGGGTACGCCCGAGTGGGGCTGGGTCGCCCTCTTCATGGTGGTCTTCTGCGCCGCGAACCTCGCCGCCGTGAAGAACTTCGGCGAGTTCGAGTTCTGGTTCGCCGCGCTGAAGGTCGGCGCGATCGGCCTGTTCCTCGTCCTCGGCGTGCTGGCCATCGCCGGAGTGCTGCCCGGCACGGACTCCCCGGGCACGGCCAACCTGGCCGACTTCCTGCCGCACGGCAGCGAGGGGCTGGTCATCGGCCTGCTCGCGTCGGTCTTCGCCTACGGGGGCCTGGAGACGGTCACCATCGCGGCGGCCGAGTCGGAGGACCCGGTCCGGGGCGTCGCCCGAGCCGTCCGTACGGCGATGTGGCGCATCGCGCTCTTCTACATCGGCTCGATGGCGGTCATCGTCACGCTGGTGCCCTGGGACTCGAAGGCGGTCGTCGAGCAGGGCCCGTACGTCGCGGCCCTGGACCGGCTGGGCATCCCGGGCGCCGGCCAGCTGATGAACGCGGTCGTGCTGGTGGCGCTGCTCTCGGCGATGAACGCCAACATCTACGGCTCCTCGCGCATCGCCTACTCGCTGGTGGAGCGCGGCCAGGGCCCGAAGGCCCTCGGGAAGGTCTCGGCCGGGGTCCCGCGCGTCGCCGTGCTCGTCTCCTGCGTCTTCGGCTTCGCCTGCGTCCTGCTGAGCTACTGGCGGCCCGACGACGTCTTCCCCTGGCTGCTGAACATGATCGGCGCGGTGATCCTGGTCGTCTGGATCTTCATCGCGGTCTCCCAACTGCGGCTGCGCCGCACGGTGGAGCGCGAGGCGCCGGAGAAGCTGGTCGTACGGATGTGGCTGTTCCCCGCGCTGACCTGGGTCGCGCTGGCCGGCATGGCCGCGATCTTCGTCCTGATGGCCCGGGAACCCGACACCCGGGTGCAGCTGTACTCCACGGGCGGGATGACGCTGCTCCTGGCGGCCGCCGGGTACACCAGGCAGCGGATGCGCGCCCGGGACTGA
- a CDS encoding histidine phosphatase family protein has translation MRTTHTTDDATSPGTPVSATLLLARHGQTVWHAENRYAGVSDVALTDEGRAQAEALGRWAAAHPVDAVWTSTLSRAVATAAPACRALGLTAHREPTLRECDFGVVEGRTLAEFEADNPARAKAYRSDPVSYPFPEAEDPRTAAARGTAALRRIAAAHRGERVLVVAHNTLLRLVLCSLLGIPLGEYRRVFPGLRNAALTELRMTDGAAALLSLNVPCA, from the coding sequence ATGAGGACGACGCACACCACCGACGACGCCACGAGCCCCGGGACTCCGGTGAGCGCGACCCTGCTGCTGGCCCGGCACGGCCAGACCGTCTGGCACGCCGAGAACCGCTACGCCGGTGTGAGCGACGTGGCCCTCACGGACGAGGGCCGCGCCCAGGCGGAGGCCCTCGGGCGCTGGGCCGCCGCCCATCCCGTGGACGCGGTGTGGACGTCGACCCTCTCCCGCGCCGTCGCCACCGCCGCCCCCGCCTGCCGGGCCCTCGGCCTCACCGCACACCGTGAACCCACCCTGCGCGAATGCGACTTCGGTGTCGTGGAGGGCCGTACCCTCGCCGAGTTCGAGGCCGACAACCCGGCCCGCGCGAAGGCGTACCGGTCGGACCCGGTGTCCTACCCGTTCCCGGAGGCGGAGGACCCCCGGACCGCGGCGGCCCGCGGCACCGCGGCCCTGCGCCGCATCGCGGCGGCCCACCGCGGCGAACGCGTCCTGGTCGTCGCCCACAACACCCTGCTGCGGCTGGTGCTCTGCTCGCTGCTCGGCATCCCGCTGGGCGAGTACCGCAGGGTCTTCCCCGGGTTGCGCAACGCGGCGCTCACCGAACTCCGGATGACGGACGGGGCCGCCGCGCTGCTGTCGCTCAACGTGCCGTGCGCGTGA
- a CDS encoding FGGY-family carbohydrate kinase: MTVRSGATAREVPVEGDGTAWLGIDLGTQGVRALLVTGDGTVLGGGAAPLGGRRAGVRHEQDPAQWWDAVCAASRAALAGRPAARIGGLAVCATSGTVLLTDGSGRPLTPGLMYDDGRAAAQAGRAREAGLRVQNGWGLPKAMWLVEEYGPARIAHQADVIVTRLVGHPAPTDSGHALKTAYDLEHDTWPYAALAGLGLTGDLLPEVVRPGSTLGTVHPEAAEGTGIPAGTPVIAGTTDGCAAQIASGALSEGSWNAVLGTTLVLKGVARHPVRDDTGVVYNHRAPDGSWLPGGASGVGAGALRAAFPGADPAALDRAAAAHEPASVLAYPLVSPGERFPFLAPDAVPFVLGTPASDADLWAALLQGVGLVERLCLDYLHHLGAPLEGPLTLTGGAARSPYWNQLRADILGRPARVPEQTETALGMAVLAAYGTGGAATLAEAAAHMVRVRTVLTPRPARTARFADPYARLVDVLEERGWLPASVGAHARARLDLDTAGS, from the coding sequence GTGACGGTCCGATCGGGTGCGACGGCGCGGGAGGTCCCGGTGGAGGGTGACGGCACGGCCTGGCTGGGCATCGACCTGGGCACACAGGGGGTGCGCGCCCTGCTCGTCACGGGCGACGGCACGGTCCTCGGCGGCGGCGCGGCCCCGCTGGGCGGACGGCGCGCCGGAGTGCGGCACGAACAGGACCCGGCGCAGTGGTGGGACGCCGTGTGCGCCGCCTCCCGGGCCGCGCTCGCCGGCCGCCCGGCGGCGCGGATCGGCGGCCTCGCGGTGTGCGCCACCTCCGGCACGGTGCTGCTCACCGACGGGTCGGGCCGCCCGCTGACACCCGGCCTGATGTACGACGACGGTCGCGCGGCGGCGCAGGCCGGGCGGGCCCGGGAGGCGGGCCTGCGGGTGCAGAACGGCTGGGGGCTGCCGAAGGCGATGTGGCTGGTGGAGGAGTACGGGCCGGCCCGCATCGCCCACCAGGCCGACGTGATCGTCACCCGCCTCGTGGGCCATCCGGCGCCGACCGACTCCGGTCACGCGCTGAAGACGGCCTACGACCTGGAGCACGACACCTGGCCGTACGCCGCCCTCGCCGGACTCGGCCTGACCGGCGACCTGTTGCCCGAGGTCGTCCGCCCCGGCAGCACCCTCGGGACGGTCCACCCCGAGGCCGCCGAGGGGACCGGCATCCCCGCCGGCACACCGGTGATCGCCGGGACCACCGACGGCTGCGCGGCCCAGATCGCCTCCGGCGCCCTGAGCGAGGGCTCCTGGAACGCGGTGCTCGGAACGACGCTCGTACTCAAGGGCGTTGCCCGGCACCCGGTACGGGACGACACCGGAGTGGTCTACAACCATCGTGCCCCGGACGGCAGCTGGCTGCCGGGCGGGGCCTCGGGTGTCGGCGCCGGCGCGTTGCGGGCGGCCTTCCCGGGAGCCGATCCGGCCGCCCTGGACCGGGCCGCCGCCGCCCACGAACCCGCGTCCGTCCTCGCCTATCCACTCGTCTCACCCGGCGAACGTTTTCCCTTCCTCGCCCCGGACGCCGTTCCCTTCGTCCTCGGCACCCCGGCCTCCGACGCCGACCTGTGGGCCGCCCTCCTCCAGGGCGTCGGTCTCGTGGAACGCCTCTGCCTGGACTACCTGCACCACCTGGGCGCCCCACTGGAGGGCCCGCTCACCCTCACGGGCGGCGCCGCCCGCAGCCCGTACTGGAACCAGCTGCGCGCGGACATCCTCGGCCGCCCCGCCCGCGTCCCCGAACAGACCGAAACCGCCCTGGGCATGGCCGTGTTGGCCGCGTACGGCACAGGAGGCGCGGCCACCCTCGCGGAGGCCGCCGCGCACATGGTCCGCGTCCGTACGGTCCTCACCCCGCGCCCCGCCCGCACGGCGCGGTTCGCCGACCCCTACGCACGCCTGGTCGACGTACTCGAAGAACGCGGCTGGCTGCCCGCTTCCGTGGGAGCGCACGCACGCGCCCGCCTCGACCTGGATACTGCGGGGTCATGA
- a CDS encoding FGGY-family carbohydrate kinase: protein MYVGVDVGTSLVKAAAFDSGGRQLAVEARPVDLVLRGGLVEQDMEEVYGAVVAVLTALTAAVPGPVELAGLTGQGDGVWLVDAEGRPVRAAASWMDGRAHELLDRWLADGTFEEVFRRTGGAMFPGSPGPLLAWLDRHEPASLDAAATALYCKDMVFERLTGMRATDVSDASMPFLDPRTRTYDDRVVELLGLTHRRRLLPPIGDPLPVGRTLGGGLPPHTPIANGPYDLAACALGAGLTEPGDGLLIVGTCLAALVATADLDLTGEPAGLYISTDRPGFWLRAMPAMVGTAALDWVLSTTGVHHDEVDALLDAAPPGANGVRVLPYFAPSGERAPFVEPRLRAELTGVSLESTRGDLVRAVCEGIGYAARHCLEAAGLKGSLAVCGGGTRSPAWMRLLADVLGRPLRVVEGEVGARGAVLAAAERYGTALDRAAWTEPTAVVRPDPGRAAYYAEGYEDHLSRLARAREHARR from the coding sequence ATGTACGTCGGTGTCGATGTGGGCACGTCCCTGGTGAAGGCCGCGGCCTTCGACTCCGGGGGCCGCCAACTGGCCGTCGAGGCCCGGCCGGTCGACCTCGTCCTGCGCGGCGGTCTCGTCGAGCAGGACATGGAGGAGGTGTACGGGGCGGTGGTCGCCGTGCTCACCGCGCTGACCGCCGCCGTGCCCGGTCCCGTGGAGCTGGCGGGGCTGACCGGGCAGGGCGACGGGGTGTGGCTGGTCGACGCCGAGGGCAGGCCGGTGCGCGCGGCGGCCTCCTGGATGGACGGCCGGGCCCACGAGCTGCTCGACCGGTGGCTGGCGGACGGCACGTTCGAGGAGGTCTTCCGGCGCACCGGCGGTGCGATGTTCCCGGGCTCCCCCGGCCCGCTGCTGGCCTGGCTCGACCGTCACGAGCCCGCGTCCCTCGACGCCGCGGCCACCGCCCTGTACTGCAAGGACATGGTCTTCGAACGGCTGACCGGGATGCGGGCGACCGATGTCTCGGACGCGTCGATGCCGTTCCTCGACCCCCGCACCCGGACGTACGACGACCGCGTCGTCGAACTGCTCGGCCTGACCCACCGGCGCCGGCTCCTCCCGCCGATCGGCGACCCGCTGCCCGTCGGCCGCACGCTCGGCGGTGGTCTGCCCCCGCACACCCCGATCGCCAACGGGCCCTACGACCTGGCCGCCTGTGCGCTCGGCGCGGGCCTGACCGAGCCCGGCGACGGCCTGCTGATCGTCGGCACCTGTCTGGCCGCTCTGGTGGCGACGGCCGACCTCGACCTGACCGGCGAACCGGCCGGCCTGTACATCTCCACCGACCGGCCGGGATTCTGGCTGCGCGCGATGCCCGCGATGGTCGGCACGGCGGCGCTGGACTGGGTGCTGTCGACGACGGGGGTCCACCACGACGAGGTGGACGCGCTGCTGGACGCGGCCCCGCCCGGCGCGAACGGGGTGCGCGTGCTGCCGTACTTCGCCCCGTCCGGCGAGCGCGCGCCGTTCGTGGAGCCGCGGCTGCGTGCCGAGCTGACCGGTGTCTCGCTGGAGTCCACCCGCGGCGACCTCGTGCGCGCGGTCTGCGAGGGCATCGGCTACGCGGCCCGGCACTGTCTGGAGGCCGCGGGCCTGAAGGGTTCCCTGGCGGTCTGCGGCGGCGGCACCCGCAGCCCCGCCTGGATGCGGCTGCTCGCGGACGTCCTGGGCCGCCCGCTGCGGGTGGTCGAGGGCGAGGTGGGCGCGCGCGGCGCGGTGCTCGCCGCCGCCGAGCGGTACGGGACCGCTCTCGACAGGGCGGCGTGGACGGAGCCGACGGCGGTGGTACGGCCGGACCCGGGGCGTGCGGCGTACTACGCCGAGGGGTACGAGGACCACCTGTCCAGGCTGGCGCGGGCCCGCGAACACGCCCGCCGCTGA
- a CDS encoding 2-hydroxyacid dehydrogenase — protein MRTTPVHVLAAGDHFVLPSLIAGAVRASLGEHPCSVGELKLGWPLEPFGPVAEVEEASDAEEELIDALADADVLVTQMGPVTERVLAASPRLRLVVVCRGGPVNVNRDAARAHGVRVCFAPGRNAAATAEFTVGLLLAVLRRIPRAHDLLARQESWEGAAYYTYERAGLELEDLPVGLVGYGAVGSRVARVLGAFGARVLVYDPYARGEVHGLRVGSLDELLRRSRVVSLHARLTPETRGLLGARELALLPPGAVLVNVARGPLVDEGALCEALRSGRLSAAALDTYEREPVPPGSPLFGLAASGRLVMTPHLGGASRAVAEKAARIAAAEVGRWTRGEPLAHCLD, from the coding sequence GTGAGGACCACACCTGTCCATGTGCTGGCCGCCGGTGACCACTTCGTCCTGCCGTCCCTGATCGCCGGAGCGGTACGCGCCTCGCTCGGTGAACACCCCTGCTCGGTAGGAGAGTTGAAGCTCGGCTGGCCGCTGGAGCCGTTCGGTCCGGTGGCCGAGGTGGAGGAGGCGAGCGACGCCGAGGAGGAGCTGATCGACGCGCTCGCCGACGCGGACGTCCTGGTCACCCAGATGGGGCCGGTGACGGAGCGGGTGCTCGCCGCCTCGCCCCGGCTGCGGCTGGTGGTCGTGTGCCGGGGCGGCCCGGTGAACGTGAACCGGGACGCGGCGCGCGCGCACGGCGTACGGGTGTGCTTCGCGCCCGGCCGGAACGCGGCGGCCACCGCCGAGTTCACCGTCGGGCTGCTCCTCGCCGTCCTGCGGCGCATTCCGCGGGCGCACGATCTCCTGGCCCGGCAGGAGAGCTGGGAGGGGGCGGCCTACTACACGTACGAGCGGGCGGGGCTCGAACTGGAGGACCTGCCGGTCGGACTCGTCGGGTACGGGGCGGTCGGCAGCCGGGTGGCCCGGGTGCTCGGCGCGTTCGGCGCGCGGGTCCTGGTGTACGACCCGTATGCGCGCGGCGAGGTGCACGGGCTGCGGGTCGGCTCGCTGGACGAACTGCTGCGCCGGTCCCGGGTGGTCAGTCTGCACGCGCGCCTCACCCCCGAGACCCGTGGCCTGCTCGGCGCCCGCGAGCTGGCGCTGCTGCCGCCCGGCGCCGTCCTGGTGAACGTGGCGCGCGGCCCGCTGGTCGACGAGGGCGCGCTGTGCGAGGCGCTGCGGAGCGGCCGGCTGTCGGCGGCGGCGCTCGACACCTACGAGCGGGAGCCGGTCCCGCCCGGTTCCCCGCTCTTCGGCCTCGCCGCCTCCGGACGGCTGGTCATGACCCCGCATCTGGGCGGGGCGAGCCGCGCGGTGGCCGAGAAGGCGGCGCGCATCGCGGCGGCCGAGGTGGGCCGCTGGACCCGCGGGGAGCCACTGGCGCACTGCCTCGACTGA
- a CDS encoding DsbA family protein: MSETISGKTPVDFWFDPLCPWAWMTSRWVLEVEKVRDIEVRWHIMSLAVLNEDKLDTLPEEYREMLATKAWKPIRVVTAAWQKHGEDVLGPLYTALGTRIHNQGEGPTIEAVAGALADVGLPASLIDYADQEDFEFDAELRASHKEGIDKVGQEVGTPVIALPGDDGEQIAFFGPVVTPTPKGEAAARLWDGTLLVASTPGFYEIKRTRTAGPDFRNL; this comes from the coding sequence ATGTCCGAGACCATCTCCGGCAAGACCCCCGTCGACTTCTGGTTCGACCCGCTGTGCCCCTGGGCCTGGATGACCTCGCGCTGGGTCCTGGAAGTGGAGAAGGTCCGGGACATCGAGGTCCGCTGGCACATCATGAGCCTCGCGGTGCTGAACGAGGACAAGCTGGACACGCTCCCCGAGGAGTACCGGGAGATGCTCGCCACCAAGGCCTGGAAGCCGATCCGGGTGGTCACCGCCGCGTGGCAGAAGCACGGCGAGGACGTCCTCGGCCCGCTGTACACCGCGCTCGGCACCCGCATCCACAACCAGGGCGAGGGCCCGACCATCGAGGCGGTCGCGGGCGCGCTCGCCGACGTCGGCCTGCCGGCCTCCCTGATCGACTACGCCGACCAGGAGGACTTCGAGTTCGACGCCGAACTGCGCGCCTCCCACAAGGAGGGCATCGACAAGGTCGGCCAGGAGGTCGGCACCCCGGTGATCGCGCTCCCCGGCGACGACGGCGAGCAGATCGCCTTCTTCGGCCCGGTCGTCACCCCGACCCCGAAGGGCGAGGCCGCGGCCAGGCTGTGGGACGGCACGCTGCTCGTCGCCTCCACGCCCGGCTTCTACGAGATCAAGCGGACGCGGACGGCCGGCCCGGACTTCAGGAACCTCTGA
- a CDS encoding superoxide dismutase: MPVYTLPELPYEYSALAPVISPEIIELHHDKHHAAYVKGANDTLEQLAEARDKESWGTVNGLEKSLAFHLSGHILHSVYWTNMTGNGGGEPLAADGVGDLADALTESFGSFAGFRAQLTKAAATTQGSGWGVLAYEPMSGRLLVEQIYDHQGNVGQGSVPILVFDAWEHAFYLQYRNQKVDFVEAMWQVVDWQDVARRHAAAKSRANVLLPAP, encoded by the coding sequence ATGCCCGTCTACACACTCCCTGAACTGCCGTACGAATACTCCGCACTCGCGCCCGTGATCAGTCCCGAGATCATCGAGCTGCACCACGACAAGCACCACGCGGCGTACGTGAAGGGGGCCAACGACACCCTGGAACAGCTCGCGGAGGCACGCGACAAGGAGTCGTGGGGAACGGTCAACGGCCTGGAGAAGAGCCTGGCCTTCCATCTGTCCGGCCACATCCTGCACAGCGTCTACTGGACGAACATGACCGGCAACGGCGGCGGTGAGCCGCTCGCCGCGGACGGCGTGGGCGACCTCGCGGACGCCCTCACCGAGTCGTTCGGCTCCTTCGCCGGGTTCAGGGCCCAGCTGACCAAGGCCGCCGCGACCACCCAGGGGTCCGGGTGGGGTGTCCTCGCCTACGAGCCGATGAGCGGGCGTCTCCTGGTCGAGCAGATCTACGACCACCAGGGCAACGTGGGCCAGGGCTCGGTGCCGATCCTGGTCTTCGACGCCTGGGAGCACGCCTTCTACCTGCAGTACAGGAACCAGAAGGTCGACTTCGTCGAGGCGATGTGGCAGGTCGTCGACTGGCAGGACGTGGCGCGCCGTCACGCCGCCGCGAAGTCCCGCGCGAATGTGCTGCTGCCGGCCCCCTGA
- the pepN gene encoding aminopeptidase N: MPGENLSRDEAQERAALLSVDGYEVSLDLRSAVGDAEAGARTFRSVTTIRFRCAEPGAASFADLIAPSVTAVSLNGRDLDPGEVFDGTRIRLEDLAAENELVVDAQCAYSRTGEGMHRFVDPEDGETYLYTQYEPADARRVFANFEQPDLKAPFRFEVRAPEGWVVWSNGVGELTDGVWKFAETKPISTYITAVVAGPYHYVTDSYSRTFDDGTTLEIPLGAMCRRGLAPHFDADDVFLVTKQGLDFFHDHFDYPYPFGKYDQAFVPEYNLGAMENPGLVTFREEYIFRGKVTRASYEGRANVILHEMAHMWFGDLVTMEWWDDLWLKESFADFMGAFALVGATRFEDGWITFANRRKAWAYRADQLPSTHPITADIRDLQDAKLNFDGITYAKGASVLKQLVAYVGQDAFLEGARRYFKRNAYGNTRLGDLLSALEETSGRDLATWSRAWLQTAGVNSLTPQVILGADGRVAELSVLQEAAESHPELRPHRVAVGLYRRETRPDGETGSLVRYARAETDVDGPRTVVGELVGAEAPELVLVNDDDLTYCKIRFDENSLATLRELLGDITDPLARALCWSALWNLTRDGLMPARDFVGLVLRFAGRESDIGVLQMLHAWADSALTHYAAPDWRATGGRLLAQGALKELRLAEPGSQHQLTWARFFAAVASERADLRLLQDLLDGTAKIDGLDVDQEMRWALLEPLAAHGIADESALAAELARDDTASGKRHQVRCLAARPSAAVKAQAWAQVVESDALSNALVEATIAGFTQPSQRELLAPYAGKYFAAIERIWAERSIQIGMDVVKGVFPSLQGSQETLDATDAWLTAHEGAAPALRRLVLEARDDLARALRGQRYDAATAG, from the coding sequence GTGCCCGGTGAGAATCTGTCCCGCGACGAGGCCCAGGAGCGGGCAGCCCTGCTGTCCGTGGACGGGTACGAGGTCTCCCTCGACCTGCGATCCGCCGTGGGCGACGCCGAGGCCGGAGCGCGTACGTTCCGCTCGGTCACCACGATCCGCTTCCGCTGTGCCGAGCCCGGCGCCGCGAGCTTCGCCGACCTGATCGCACCGAGCGTCACGGCTGTGTCACTCAACGGCAGGGACCTCGACCCCGGCGAGGTGTTCGACGGCACCCGTATCCGGCTGGAGGACCTCGCCGCGGAGAACGAACTGGTGGTCGACGCCCAGTGCGCCTATTCCCGCACCGGCGAGGGCATGCACCGCTTCGTCGACCCCGAGGACGGCGAGACCTACCTCTACACCCAGTACGAGCCCGCGGACGCCCGGCGCGTCTTCGCCAACTTCGAGCAGCCGGACCTCAAGGCGCCCTTCCGCTTCGAGGTCCGGGCCCCCGAGGGCTGGGTCGTGTGGAGCAACGGCGTCGGTGAACTCACGGACGGGGTGTGGAAGTTCGCCGAGACGAAGCCGATCTCGACGTACATCACGGCGGTCGTGGCGGGTCCGTACCACTATGTGACGGACAGCTACTCCCGCACCTTCGACGACGGTACGACGCTGGAAATCCCGCTCGGCGCGATGTGCCGCAGGGGTCTGGCCCCCCACTTCGACGCGGACGACGTCTTCCTCGTCACCAAGCAGGGTCTGGACTTCTTCCACGACCACTTCGACTACCCGTACCCCTTCGGCAAGTACGACCAGGCGTTCGTGCCCGAGTACAACCTCGGCGCGATGGAGAATCCGGGACTCGTCACCTTCCGGGAGGAGTACATCTTCCGCGGCAAGGTCACGCGGGCGTCGTACGAGGGCCGGGCGAACGTCATCCTGCACGAGATGGCGCACATGTGGTTCGGCGACCTCGTCACCATGGAGTGGTGGGACGACCTGTGGCTCAAGGAGTCCTTCGCCGACTTCATGGGCGCGTTCGCGCTGGTCGGGGCGACCCGCTTCGAGGACGGCTGGATCACCTTCGCCAACCGCCGCAAGGCGTGGGCCTACCGCGCCGACCAGCTGCCGTCCACACACCCGATCACGGCCGACATCCGCGACCTGCAGGACGCCAAGCTCAACTTCGACGGCATCACGTACGCCAAGGGCGCCTCGGTGCTCAAGCAGCTCGTCGCGTACGTCGGCCAGGACGCCTTCCTGGAGGGCGCGCGCCGCTACTTCAAGCGGAACGCCTACGGCAACACGCGCCTGGGCGACCTGCTGTCGGCGCTGGAGGAGACCAGCGGGCGCGATCTGGCCACCTGGTCACGGGCGTGGCTGCAGACGGCCGGGGTCAACTCGCTGACCCCGCAGGTGATCCTGGGCGCGGACGGACGGGTCGCCGAGCTGTCCGTGCTCCAGGAAGCGGCCGAGTCGCATCCCGAACTGCGCCCGCACCGCGTCGCGGTGGGCCTCTACCGGCGCGAGACCCGGCCGGACGGGGAGACCGGTTCCCTGGTGCGCTACGCACGCGCCGAGACGGACGTCGACGGCCCGCGGACGGTGGTCGGGGAGCTCGTCGGCGCCGAGGCCCCGGAGCTGGTCCTCGTCAACGACGACGACCTGACCTACTGCAAGATCCGCTTCGACGAGAACTCGCTGGCCACGCTGCGGGAGCTGCTCGGCGACATCACCGACCCGCTCGCCCGCGCGCTGTGCTGGTCGGCGCTGTGGAACCTGACCCGGGACGGGCTGATGCCCGCCCGTGACTTCGTCGGCCTGGTGCTGCGCTTCGCGGGCCGCGAGTCGGACATCGGCGTGCTCCAGATGCTGCACGCGTGGGCCGACTCCGCGCTCACCCACTACGCGGCGCCGGACTGGCGGGCGACCGGCGGCCGGCTCCTCGCGCAGGGCGCGCTGAAGGAGCTCCGGCTCGCCGAGCCCGGCAGCCAGCACCAGCTCACCTGGGCCCGTTTCTTCGCGGCGGTCGCCTCCGAACGGGCCGACCTGCGGCTGCTCCAGGACCTGCTGGACGGCACGGCGAAGATCGACGGCCTGGACGTCGACCAGGAGATGCGCTGGGCGTTGCTGGAACCGCTGGCCGCGCACGGGATCGCCGACGAGTCCGCGCTGGCCGCCGAGCTGGCCCGCGACGACACGGCCTCCGGCAAGCGCCACCAGGTCCGCTGCCTCGCCGCCCGTCCGTCGGCGGCGGTCAAGGCCCAGGCCTGGGCCCAGGTCGTCGAGTCGGACGCGCTGTCGAACGCGCTGGTGGAGGCGACCATCGCGGGCTTCACCCAGCCGTCGCAGCGGGAGCTGCTCGCGCCGTACGCCGGGAAGTACTTCGCCGCCATCGAGCGGATCTGGGCCGAGCGCTCCATCCAGATCGGCATGGACGTGGTGAAGGGAGTGTTCCCCTCCCTCCAGGGCTCCCAGGAGACCCTGGACGCGACGGACGCGTGGCTGACGGCGCACGAGGGCGCGGCGCCTGCCCTGCGCCGCCTGGTGCTCGAGGCCCGCGACGACCTGGCACGGGCGCTGCGCGGACAGCGGTACGACGCGGCGACCGCCGGCTGA